Proteins from a genomic interval of Planktothrix sp. FACHB-1365:
- a CDS encoding glycosyltransferase family 4 protein — protein MMPDDSRNILMISSTFPYPPSRGGTEIRTFNLLKYLHSHHNITLVTQRHPGVSDHDVEELRQWVSQLMVFPLPPEPGSSGMGKVGRFLNSLIKSTPPNVLYRYSKEIQTWIDQGIQQSKFDIITCEHSVNEIYIRPSYLNQVHTVVNIHSSLVGWTRNHLEMGASPNPQRDRIYLNLLLERYEKRYAAKFQDLVVTTDDDEKQFQEFNPQGQIHVIANGVDLELFPMRSQDPNNHNLAFVGAMDASHNIDAARFFSLEVLPILQERYPDTTFTIVGARPVPEVQQLANYPGVIVTGSIPKVVDYLHQATVCVTPLRSGYGIKNKTLEAMAAGVPVVASDRGLEGLAVDGPNHPHRALRANSVAEYVEAISRLFEHPNLRHQLSQNGRLLIETEYTWERAGELYEQVLLRR, from the coding sequence ATGATGCCAGATGATTCTCGAAATATTTTAATGATTTCTTCAACCTTTCCCTATCCCCCCAGTCGAGGCGGAACCGAGATTAGAACGTTTAACTTGCTGAAATATCTACATTCTCACCACAATATTACCTTAGTCACCCAACGACATCCAGGGGTGAGTGATCACGATGTTGAAGAATTGCGTCAATGGGTCAGTCAACTCATGGTTTTTCCCCTTCCTCCAGAGCCTGGTTCTTCAGGAATGGGTAAAGTGGGACGGTTTTTAAATTCCTTAATAAAAAGTACGCCTCCTAATGTTCTCTATCGTTACTCTAAAGAGATACAAACTTGGATTGATCAAGGAATTCAACAAAGCAAATTTGATATCATTACTTGTGAACATAGTGTTAATGAAATTTATATTCGACCGTCCTATCTAAACCAAGTTCATACCGTTGTTAATATTCATAGTTCCTTGGTGGGTTGGACTCGTAATCATTTAGAAATGGGGGCTTCTCCCAATCCTCAACGCGATCGCATTTACTTAAATTTACTCTTAGAACGGTATGAAAAACGCTATGCTGCGAAATTTCAGGATTTAGTCGTGACCACCGATGATGATGAAAAACAGTTTCAGGAGTTTAACCCTCAAGGTCAAATTCATGTGATTGCTAATGGCGTTGATTTAGAATTATTTCCCATGCGATCGCAAGATCCCAATAATCATAACTTAGCCTTTGTCGGTGCGATGGATGCTTCCCATAATATCGATGCGGCTCGATTTTTTAGCTTAGAGGTTTTACCCATTTTACAAGAACGCTATCCTGATACAACCTTTACCATTGTAGGAGCAAGACCCGTACCAGAGGTTCAACAATTAGCCAATTATCCCGGTGTAATTGTCACTGGAAGCATTCCGAAGGTGGTGGATTATTTACATCAAGCAACGGTTTGTGTAACCCCCTTACGCAGTGGATATGGGATTAAAAATAAAACCCTAGAAGCAATGGCCGCAGGAGTTCCCGTCGTGGCCAGTGACCGAGGCTTAGAAGGATTGGCCGTTGATGGGCCAAATCATCCCCATCGAGCCTTACGCGCTAACTCCGTTGCTGAATATGTGGAAGCCATTAGCCGATTGTTTGAACATCCTAACCTCCGACACCAATTGTCGCAAAATGGGCGATTATTAATTGAAACTGAATATACTTGGGAACGAGCCGGAGAACTTTATGAACAAGTATTGCTCCGCCGTTAG